One window of Cohnella hashimotonis genomic DNA carries:
- a CDS encoding DUF4871 domain-containing protein encodes MEGEFLSLFKGEAMRIGILHVNGMRGVIDVKFLCTSILIVGLLILFGCSNTAEKDAEVSPKFVSTGIELQGIEGKIGILGPGFVANQANKYMWHLWGSKADLNGNFKVDAINLKTGNKVNPFTLNIPMLLGGPNNGADAHLPSTMKLPEPGVWQLNAYIDEKLFGSINVEVKKL; translated from the coding sequence ATGGAAGGGGAATTTCTTTCATTATTTAAAGGAGAAGCTATGCGCATCGGAATTCTGCATGTTAATGGGATGAGAGGAGTGATTGATGTGAAATTTCTTTGTACAAGCATATTAATTGTTGGATTGCTAATTTTATTTGGTTGTTCAAATACTGCCGAAAAAGATGCAGAAGTCAGCCCGAAGTTTGTAAGTACGGGGATCGAATTGCAAGGCATAGAAGGGAAAATCGGTATCTTGGGACCGGGATTCGTGGCGAATCAGGCTAATAAATATATGTGGCATTTATGGGGAAGTAAAGCTGATTTAAACGGGAATTTTAAAGTCGATGCCATTAATTTAAAAACCGGTAATAAGGTAAATCCATTTACTCTAAATATCCCCATGTTATTGGGTGGTCCAAATAATGGTGCAGATGCTCATCTACCATCTACAATGAAGTTACCTGAACCTGGAGTTTGGCAGCTTAACGCTTATATTGACGAAAAGTTGTTCGGTAGTATTAATGTCGAAGTCAAAAAATTATAA
- a CDS encoding GDSL-type esterase/lipase family protein, with amino-acid sequence MTEGLAQKFNFTEQPKPGYLAVTLGADGRAPLYDPTVGYGFVEETCALPPRTVHTAGIRSDGSGFSIVETAFDAEPGFEADEYNRYGMAFRIDAPPGAYRIRVKLTSEAAQTTVSVSGMHGDRLLHDGHWDSAKLLPIRFKAEAADREWTYTYVNGYDAIEVEIEPTGIGVPVGLAEITLEPLPPQKREDGRVPNLFLLGDSTVKTYTFDEAPMSGWGQIIGSLFDADRVNVVNYSMGGRSFKNSYWEGRLNEILLEGRVGDYILIQFGHNDESYDEFRRFGRGSTEEMYAKYMTELYFPAIRARGLIPVMVTPMSRVDGDALSDVFTNSFVVRQFPALMKRLAEAAGITLVDLNAESLKFYNESGPDAVSAFVMSIEAGETPGKTNDGSYANGHPANKIDGTHYKEALAKPFARIVATELCRLGQAGDLTAGAISSLLLPAVNDAASTGDWSAIFPEMTQDTTTGPDAYYRNQIEKLIQLGIMHKDAQGNFRPDESMTVSAFTLALSLAFGVALSSISDYPDGELTRETMAAILADAYHARFPADKPRFMTDYNGASVVPGDPGYDPNLDSGARGAMYYPLVSFGQLTDTEAMAPELFAKAKEAYELGLIRSEAGIARGRKANGTAFEPKTVVTRAKAAKALYFMWVLRQDVLGENQVSALD; translated from the coding sequence ATGACGGAGGGGCTTGCACAAAAATTTAATTTTACCGAACAACCCAAACCCGGGTATCTGGCCGTGACGCTCGGCGCGGATGGGCGCGCGCCGCTCTACGATCCAACGGTCGGATACGGATTCGTCGAGGAGACCTGCGCGTTGCCGCCCAGAACCGTTCATACCGCTGGCATCCGGTCGGACGGCTCGGGTTTCTCGATCGTGGAAACGGCGTTCGACGCCGAGCCGGGCTTCGAGGCCGACGAATACAACCGCTACGGCATGGCGTTCCGCATTGACGCGCCGCCCGGCGCTTATCGCATCCGCGTCAAGCTGACCTCGGAAGCCGCGCAGACGACCGTCTCCGTATCCGGCATGCACGGCGACCGTCTGCTCCACGACGGCCACTGGGATTCGGCGAAGCTACTGCCGATCCGCTTCAAGGCTGAGGCTGCGGACCGCGAGTGGACATATACGTATGTCAACGGATACGATGCGATTGAAGTCGAGATCGAGCCAACCGGGATCGGCGTTCCTGTCGGACTGGCGGAGATCACGCTCGAACCGCTGCCCCCGCAGAAGAGAGAGGACGGACGTGTGCCGAATCTTTTCCTACTCGGGGATTCGACGGTCAAGACGTACACCTTCGACGAAGCGCCTATGAGCGGCTGGGGACAGATCATCGGCTCGCTTTTCGACGCGGACCGGGTGAACGTCGTCAACTATTCGATGGGCGGCCGCTCGTTCAAGAATTCGTACTGGGAAGGCCGTCTCAACGAGATTCTACTCGAAGGCCGCGTCGGCGACTACATTCTTATCCAGTTCGGCCACAACGACGAGAGCTACGACGAGTTCCGGCGCTTCGGGCGCGGGTCAACCGAAGAGATGTACGCGAAATACATGACGGAGCTGTATTTCCCGGCCATTCGCGCGCGCGGCCTCATCCCGGTCATGGTGACGCCGATGTCGAGAGTGGACGGCGATGCGCTCTCCGACGTTTTCACGAATTCCTTCGTCGTCCGCCAGTTTCCTGCATTGATGAAGCGCCTGGCCGAAGCCGCCGGGATCACGCTGGTCGATCTCAATGCGGAGAGCCTCAAGTTTTACAACGAATCCGGCCCGGACGCCGTCAGCGCCTTCGTCATGTCCATCGAAGCCGGCGAGACGCCGGGCAAGACCAACGACGGCAGCTATGCCAACGGCCATCCCGCGAACAAGATCGACGGCACGCACTACAAGGAGGCGCTAGCCAAGCCGTTTGCCCGCATTGTCGCGACTGAGCTATGCCGCCTGGGCCAAGCGGGAGATCTCACGGCTGGCGCCATCTCGTCCTTGCTGCTGCCGGCAGTCAACGACGCGGCTTCGACCGGCGATTGGTCGGCAATCTTCCCCGAGATGACGCAGGACACGACGACCGGCCCCGACGCTTATTATCGCAACCAGATCGAGAAGCTCATCCAACTCGGCATCATGCACAAGGATGCGCAGGGCAACTTCCGCCCGGACGAGTCGATGACCGTGTCCGCGTTCACGCTGGCGCTGTCGCTAGCATTCGGCGTTGCCTTATCGTCTATCTCCGACTACCCGGACGGCGAGCTGACCCGCGAGACGATGGCCGCCATCTTAGCCGACGCCTACCATGCCCGTTTTCCTGCTGACAAGCCGCGGTTCATGACCGACTACAACGGCGCATCCGTTGTCCCCGGCGATCCCGGCTACGATCCGAATCTCGATTCGGGCGCGAGAGGGGCGATGTACTACCCGCTCGTCTCCTTCGGACAGCTGACCGACACGGAAGCCATGGCCCCCGAGTTATTCGCAAAAGCCAAGGAAGCGTACGAGCTCGGCCTGATCCGCTCGGAAGCCGGAATCGCCCGGGGCCGGAAAGCAAACGGCACGGCCTTCGAGCCCAAGACCGTTGTCACTCGCGCCAAAGCCGCCAAAGCGCTGTACTTCATGTGGGTGCTGCGGCAGGATGTGTTGGGGGAGAACCAGGTCAGCGCTTTAGACTAG
- a CDS encoding glycoside hydrolase family 43 protein, translated as MAQHPWVPDQGDGTYLNPIVHADYSDPDVIRVGSDFYMTASSFGHVPGLPILHSRDLVNWRLINHAVPRMPLAGYDAPQHGGGVWAPSLRYHAGKYWIYYGDPDVGILMTTADDPAGEWAPLHLVKPGKGLIDVCPLWDEDGRAYLIHAYAHSRSGIKHKLNVCEMSADGRSVLGEGRIVYDGTDKHPTLEGPKFYKRDGYYYIFAPAGGVATGWQTVFRSDSVWGPYEDRIALHQGETEVNGPHQGGWVELASGESWFVHFQDKGPYGRVVHLQPMSWDEDGWPVMGERRSGEAIGEPVLRWRKPNVGEACAVEVPATSDEFDAPQLGLQWQWQANPDMRWFDLSTRPGFIRLHVVPRTGENGGLYMAPNLLMQKFPAPAFAAECLVDAMGLKDGDSGGLIVFGYRYSCLAVRIGTANAVKADDAGVSNSPLTLYLASGDKTGEAESWSLPLAGTEIVRLRVEVSADASYVYSYSLDDGASYAEVPAKAFQASEGHWVGAKLGLFASGSGGGQLEADWFRVSARVGGQK; from the coding sequence GTGGCGCAGCATCCGTGGGTGCCCGATCAGGGCGACGGCACTTATCTCAATCCGATCGTGCACGCGGATTATTCCGATCCGGACGTCATCCGGGTCGGGTCCGACTTCTATATGACGGCATCAAGCTTCGGGCATGTGCCCGGGCTGCCGATTTTGCATTCGCGGGACTTGGTCAACTGGCGACTGATCAACCATGCCGTGCCCCGCATGCCGCTGGCTGGATACGATGCGCCGCAGCACGGGGGTGGCGTCTGGGCGCCGAGCCTGCGCTACCATGCGGGCAAGTACTGGATCTACTACGGCGATCCCGACGTCGGCATCTTGATGACGACCGCGGACGATCCCGCGGGGGAATGGGCGCCGCTGCATCTGGTGAAGCCGGGCAAGGGGCTGATCGACGTCTGCCCGCTGTGGGATGAGGACGGCCGGGCGTATCTCATCCACGCGTACGCGCACAGCCGCAGCGGCATCAAGCACAAGCTGAACGTCTGCGAGATGTCGGCGGACGGCCGGTCGGTACTGGGCGAGGGCCGGATTGTCTACGACGGGACGGACAAGCATCCGACGCTCGAGGGGCCGAAGTTTTATAAACGCGACGGCTATTATTATATTTTTGCGCCGGCGGGCGGCGTCGCGACGGGGTGGCAGACGGTGTTCCGCTCGGATAGCGTCTGGGGGCCGTACGAGGACCGGATCGCATTGCATCAGGGTGAAACGGAGGTCAACGGCCCGCATCAAGGCGGCTGGGTGGAGCTGGCGTCGGGCGAGTCGTGGTTCGTGCATTTCCAGGACAAGGGGCCGTACGGCCGGGTCGTTCATCTTCAGCCGATGAGCTGGGACGAAGACGGCTGGCCGGTCATGGGCGAGCGGCGATCCGGCGAAGCGATCGGGGAGCCGGTGCTGCGCTGGCGCAAGCCGAATGTGGGCGAAGCGTGCGCGGTAGAGGTGCCGGCCACGTCGGATGAATTTGACGCGCCGCAGCTTGGACTGCAATGGCAGTGGCAGGCGAATCCGGACATGCGCTGGTTTGATCTGTCGACGCGGCCGGGTTTTATTCGGTTGCATGTCGTGCCGCGGACCGGGGAGAATGGCGGACTGTATATGGCGCCGAACCTGCTGATGCAGAAGTTCCCGGCGCCGGCGTTTGCGGCCGAATGCCTCGTGGACGCGATGGGCCTTAAGGACGGAGACAGCGGCGGGCTGATCGTGTTCGGCTATCGGTACAGCTGCCTGGCTGTGCGCATAGGAACGGCGAACGCTGTAAAGGCAGATGACGCCGGCGTTTCCAATAGCCCGCTGACCCTCTATCTCGCTTCGGGCGACAAGACGGGCGAAGCCGAGTCATGGTCGCTCCCGCTGGCAGGGACGGAGATCGTCCGTTTGCGGGTCGAGGTTTCGGCCGATGCCAGCTACGTTTACAGCTACAGTCTGGACGATGGTGCATCGTATGCCGAGGTCCCGGCAAAGGCGTTCCAAGCTTCGGAAGGCCACTGGGTCGGCGCCAAGCTCGGCTTGTTCGCGTCCGGTTCCGGCGGCGGGCAGTTGGAGGCAGACTGGTTTCGTGTGTCGGCGCGGGTCGGCGGACAGAAGTAA
- a CDS encoding glycoside hydrolase family 88/105 protein, producing the protein MTTESITKQTAWSTRIADTIIRQCGEDGYHPYPLERWAYVPGMLLMSMARAGEQIGDERYFHFMRLHMDHYIAEDGKIATYSLEEYNLDQINQGKNLFPLLARGGDSRYAKAADTLATQLIGQPRTSEGGFWHKKIYPFQMWLDGLYMASPFLAEYAKVMERPELTDEVAHQLLLVERRTRDPRTGLLYHGWDEAREQEWADASTGLSKNFWSRAMGWYAMAVVDCLDHIPVAHPKRGTIIGIFERMCHALVRVQDPASGLWYQVLDQGDRKGNYLEASGSIMFVYAMTKALRLGYLSGGFRDAALKGWQGIQERLVTEDADGVHLHRICNGAGLSKDRNGTFDYYISEAIVSDHYMGIGPLLLCALEIERYLAQE; encoded by the coding sequence ATGACAACCGAATCGATAACGAAGCAAACGGCCTGGTCGACGCGGATCGCAGACACGATTATACGGCAGTGCGGGGAGGACGGCTACCATCCGTATCCGCTCGAACGCTGGGCGTACGTCCCGGGGATGCTGCTGATGTCGATGGCGCGGGCGGGCGAGCAGATCGGCGACGAGCGTTATTTCCACTTTATGCGCCTGCACATGGACCACTATATCGCCGAGGACGGCAAGATCGCCACGTATTCGCTGGAGGAGTACAACCTCGACCAGATCAATCAGGGCAAAAATCTGTTTCCGCTGCTGGCGCGCGGCGGCGATTCACGGTACGCCAAGGCGGCCGATACGCTGGCGACGCAGTTGATCGGGCAGCCCCGCACGTCGGAGGGCGGCTTCTGGCATAAGAAGATCTATCCGTTCCAGATGTGGCTGGACGGCTTGTATATGGCATCGCCGTTTCTGGCGGAGTATGCGAAAGTGATGGAGCGCCCGGAGCTGACGGACGAAGTCGCGCATCAGCTGCTGCTGGTCGAGCGCCGGACGCGCGATCCGCGGACGGGGCTGCTCTATCATGGCTGGGACGAGGCGCGCGAGCAGGAGTGGGCGGACGCGAGCACGGGCCTTTCGAAGAACTTCTGGAGCCGGGCGATGGGCTGGTACGCGATGGCGGTCGTCGACTGCCTCGATCATATTCCAGTCGCGCATCCGAAGCGCGGGACGATCATCGGCATTTTCGAACGGATGTGCCATGCCTTGGTTCGCGTACAGGATCCGGCCAGCGGCCTCTGGTACCAGGTGCTCGATCAAGGCGATCGCAAGGGCAATTACCTCGAGGCGTCCGGCAGCATCATGTTCGTCTATGCGATGACCAAGGCGCTGCGCCTCGGCTATCTGAGCGGCGGCTTCCGCGATGCGGCGCTGAAGGGCTGGCAGGGCATCCAGGAACGGCTCGTCACGGAGGACGCGGACGGCGTGCATCTGCACCGGATCTGCAACGGCGCGGGCTTAAGCAAGGATCGCAACGGCACGTTCGACTATTACATTTCGGAAGCGATCGTCTCGGATCACTATATGGGCATCGGTCCGCTGCTGCTGTGCGCGCTTGAGATCGAGCGTTATTTGGCGCAGGAATAG
- a CDS encoding dienelactone hydrolase family protein, whose translation MKLEHYLDTLKHQAAEKREARGLPITDEARGKLIETFGRLLGAFPETGDDPQPQLLERVACDGYTRELVEIGTVEGLRMRVYVLVPTGADSEAAKLPAVIALHGHGYGAREIVGLEPDGSERAGAAGLHKDFAVSLARQGFVAIAPELAGFGDRRLNEDIAQGPGQSSCFRLAVHLFMTGRTLAGLRVRETKSAIDYAQSRAEVDPSRIGIMGISGGGLVAGFAAALDPRICCAVVSGYASLFEESILDRNHCLDNYIPGLLPEAEMPDLLGLIAPRGLFLESGDTDRVFPREPALKAYEQLKRLYGEAGATEAVQADFFEGGHEIHGEPAYAWLRKQLRLTAYLDNERGA comes from the coding sequence ATGAAGCTGGAGCATTATCTGGATACGCTGAAGCATCAGGCGGCGGAGAAACGGGAGGCGCGAGGCCTGCCGATAACGGACGAGGCGAGAGGCAAGCTGATCGAGACGTTCGGCCGACTGCTCGGCGCATTTCCGGAGACCGGGGACGATCCGCAGCCGCAGCTGCTGGAGCGGGTCGCATGCGACGGTTATACGCGCGAGCTTGTGGAGATCGGCACGGTCGAAGGGCTGCGGATGCGCGTGTACGTGCTCGTTCCGACCGGCGCGGACTCAGAAGCGGCGAAGCTGCCGGCGGTCATCGCCCTTCACGGCCACGGCTACGGGGCGCGAGAGATCGTCGGCTTGGAGCCGGACGGGAGCGAGCGGGCGGGCGCGGCCGGGCTGCACAAGGACTTTGCGGTGTCGCTCGCCCGGCAGGGGTTCGTCGCGATCGCGCCGGAGCTGGCGGGCTTCGGCGACCGCAGGCTGAATGAGGACATTGCGCAGGGTCCGGGCCAGTCCTCGTGCTTCCGGCTGGCGGTTCATCTCTTTATGACCGGGCGCACGCTTGCGGGCCTGCGGGTAAGGGAGACGAAGTCCGCCATCGACTATGCGCAGAGCCGTGCCGAGGTAGATCCGTCGCGCATCGGCATCATGGGTATCTCCGGCGGCGGCCTCGTGGCGGGCTTCGCGGCGGCGCTCGATCCGCGCATCTGCTGCGCCGTGGTCAGCGGGTATGCGAGCTTGTTCGAGGAGAGCATTCTCGACCGTAATCACTGCCTGGACAACTACATTCCAGGCCTGCTGCCGGAAGCGGAGATGCCTGACCTGCTCGGGCTGATCGCGCCGAGAGGCTTGTTCCTGGAGTCGGGCGATACGGACCGCGTATTCCCGCGCGAGCCGGCGCTCAAGGCTTACGAACAGTTGAAGCGTCTATATGGTGAAGCCGGCGCGACGGAAGCCGTGCAGGCGGACTTTTTCGAAGGCGGGCATGAGATTCACGGGGAACCGGCGTATGCGTGGCTGCGGAAGCAGCTGCGGCTGACGGCGTACCTGGATAACGAGAGAGGGGCATGA
- a CDS encoding pectinesterase family protein, giving the protein MVITVSAQGDADYRRLQDAVDSLATAGGAPVTIRIKPGVYEEKITIPATAPPILLLGEDRERTILTWSDNAHTLGADGQPLGTFRSGTLNVLAESFTVENMTIRNASGPGTGQAVAAFVDAGRAVFRNAALLGDQDTLYTGQGLQYYNDCYIEGDVDYIFGAATAVFDRCTLHNKRSRGYITAASTPEGTRFGYVFLDCKITSGEGVRDVYLGRPWRPYAHVAFIRTVMDGSVAAEGWHNWGQPDREGTSRYEEFASSGPGADLGARVAWSRQLSAAEAADYRIIEIFGGWHPEGY; this is encoded by the coding sequence GTGGTGATCACTGTATCTGCGCAAGGAGACGCCGATTATCGCCGCCTGCAGGACGCCGTCGATTCGCTCGCGACAGCGGGCGGCGCGCCGGTCACGATCCGCATCAAGCCAGGCGTATACGAGGAAAAAATCACGATTCCGGCCACGGCGCCGCCGATTCTGCTGCTGGGCGAGGACCGGGAGCGGACGATTCTGACCTGGTCGGACAACGCCCATACGCTGGGCGCCGACGGGCAGCCGCTCGGCACGTTCCGCTCGGGCACGCTCAACGTGCTGGCCGAGTCGTTCACCGTAGAGAATATGACGATCCGCAACGCATCCGGACCGGGCACCGGCCAGGCCGTCGCAGCGTTCGTCGACGCGGGGCGGGCGGTGTTCCGCAATGCCGCGCTGCTGGGCGATCAGGATACGCTATATACGGGCCAAGGCCTGCAATATTATAACGACTGCTATATCGAAGGGGACGTCGATTACATTTTCGGCGCCGCTACGGCGGTGTTCGACCGGTGCACGCTGCACAACAAGCGGTCGCGCGGTTATATTACCGCCGCCTCGACGCCGGAGGGGACGCGGTTCGGGTACGTGTTCCTCGACTGCAAGATTACGAGCGGCGAAGGCGTAAGGGACGTTTACCTCGGCCGGCCGTGGCGTCCGTACGCGCATGTCGCGTTCATCCGGACGGTCATGGACGGTTCGGTGGCGGCAGAGGGCTGGCACAACTGGGGGCAGCCGGATCGCGAAGGGACGAGCAGGTACGAGGAGTTTGCGAGCAGCGGGCCGGGCGCCGACTTGGGGGCGCGGGTCGCATGGTCGCGGCAGCTGTCCGCGGCGGAGGCGGCGGATTACCGGATTATCGAGATTTTCGGCGGCTGGCATCCGGAAGGGTATTGA
- a CDS encoding helix-turn-helix transcriptional regulator produces the protein MSASMDATPKYFVENGSVSIQRIKRHGVTAMPRPHSHDAVELYYLLDGERVYFVDGKVITLRKGELIAIAGGVIHSTASSEIAEFERVLIHYEPSALPGTLRGQVLFEAGESCRVFALNLREREEAERLMRRMLEECALARPYYEPCCVSLLAELTILLGRSERSAAAGASRDALHAKVSEVAEYLQRHYRESLTLADTAKHFYLSSSYLSRVFHRLTGFHFREYILHLRVREAQRLLAHTRKRISDVSLDVGFEHLSHFNKAFKQACGLTPMQYRKLAKADPARQAEV, from the coding sequence ATGTCCGCCTCGATGGACGCAACGCCCAAATATTTCGTGGAAAATGGAAGCGTCAGCATTCAGCGCATCAAGCGCCACGGCGTGACCGCAATGCCGCGGCCGCACAGCCACGATGCGGTGGAGCTGTATTACCTGCTGGACGGCGAGCGCGTCTACTTTGTCGACGGCAAGGTGATCACGCTGCGAAAAGGCGAGCTCATCGCCATCGCCGGCGGCGTCATCCATTCGACGGCCAGCTCCGAGATCGCCGAGTTCGAGCGCGTCCTCATCCATTACGAGCCGTCCGCGCTGCCCGGCACGCTGCGGGGCCAGGTGCTGTTCGAGGCCGGCGAATCGTGCCGCGTCTTCGCGTTGAACCTGCGCGAGCGCGAGGAGGCCGAGCGCCTCATGCGCCGGATGCTGGAGGAATGCGCGCTAGCGCGGCCTTACTACGAGCCGTGCTGCGTGTCGCTGCTCGCGGAGCTGACCATTCTGCTCGGGCGCTCCGAGCGGTCGGCGGCGGCCGGTGCTTCCCGGGACGCGCTGCATGCCAAGGTATCCGAGGTCGCCGAATATTTGCAGCGGCATTACCGCGAATCACTGACGTTAGCGGATACGGCCAAGCACTTTTACCTCAGCAGCTCGTACCTGAGCCGCGTCTTCCACCGGCTGACCGGCTTCCATTTCCGCGAATACATCCTTCATCTGCGCGTCCGGGAGGCCCAGCGACTGCTTGCCCATACCCGCAAGCGCATCTCCGACGTCTCGCTCGACGTGGGCTTCGAGCATCTGTCCCACTTCAACAAAGCGTTTAAGCAGGCGTGCGGGCTGACGCCCATGCAGTACCGCAAGCTCGCCAAGGCGGACCCGGCGAGACAAGCCGAGGTCTAG
- a CDS encoding glycoside hydrolase family 28 protein encodes MTAQTKAAQDQAKHRDQPKPEDQAYPIPALPDIPDRTFSLADYVEAPDPLALCTDALQRAIDDCAAAGGGTVRIPAGIWRTGPLRLRSRIALHAEAGALVRFESDPTLYPLVATQYEGQSAVRCLSPLDGEALEDIAFTGSGVFDGCGEGWRPVKRFKMTDDQWRKLLQSGGVLSEGGEMWWPTAEARDGEALVHQLREQGVTDPEAYMPARAHLRPAMLSLRGCKRVLLDGPTFQNSPAWCLHLMDCEQTTVRDVTVLNPWYSQNGDGLDLESCRHALVERCTFDVGDDAICLKSGKDEEGRRRGLPCEFVTIRDCTVYHGHGGVVVGSEMSGGVRAVRVSDCLFMNTDIGIRFKSARGRGGVVEDIVMERIHMSGIPLEAVSFHLFYAGKEGSEGYDEQTYEVTEETPVIRNITLRDLSCVGAQTALLINGLPELPLEGLTVENFTAETATGVVARHADRLTLRGLRLQVTSEPEIRLHACTNTDIR; translated from the coding sequence ATGACGGCACAGACCAAAGCGGCACAAGACCAAGCCAAACACCGGGACCAACCAAAACCCGAAGACCAAGCCTACCCGATCCCCGCGCTGCCGGACATCCCGGACCGGACGTTCTCGCTCGCCGACTATGTCGAGGCGCCCGATCCGCTCGCGCTGTGCACGGACGCGCTGCAGCGCGCGATCGACGACTGCGCTGCGGCGGGCGGGGGCACCGTGCGCATCCCCGCGGGCATCTGGCGCACGGGGCCGCTCCGGCTGCGCAGCCGAATAGCGCTGCACGCCGAGGCGGGCGCGCTCGTCCGCTTCGAGTCGGACCCGACACTGTATCCGCTGGTCGCGACGCAGTACGAGGGCCAATCGGCCGTGCGCTGCCTGTCGCCGCTCGACGGCGAAGCGCTAGAGGACATCGCGTTCACGGGCAGCGGCGTGTTCGACGGCTGCGGCGAAGGCTGGCGCCCGGTCAAGCGATTCAAGATGACCGATGACCAGTGGCGCAAACTGCTCCAGTCGGGCGGTGTGCTCAGCGAAGGCGGCGAGATGTGGTGGCCGACCGCCGAAGCGCGGGACGGGGAGGCCCTGGTCCATCAGCTGCGCGAGCAAGGCGTGACCGACCCCGAGGCCTACATGCCGGCGCGGGCGCATCTGCGTCCCGCGATGCTCAGCCTGCGCGGCTGCAAGCGCGTCCTGCTGGACGGACCGACGTTTCAGAACTCGCCTGCCTGGTGCCTGCACCTCATGGACTGCGAGCAGACGACGGTGCGGGACGTGACGGTGCTCAATCCCTGGTACTCGCAGAACGGCGACGGACTGGACCTGGAATCTTGCCGGCACGCGCTCGTCGAGCGCTGCACGTTTGATGTCGGCGACGACGCGATCTGCCTGAAGTCGGGCAAGGACGAGGAAGGGCGGCGGCGCGGACTGCCGTGCGAATTCGTGACGATCCGCGACTGCACGGTGTATCACGGGCACGGGGGCGTCGTCGTCGGCAGCGAGATGTCGGGCGGCGTGCGGGCGGTTCGCGTTTCCGACTGCCTGTTCATGAACACCGATATCGGCATTCGCTTCAAGAGCGCGCGCGGCCGGGGCGGCGTCGTGGAGGACATCGTCATGGAGCGAATTCATATGTCTGGTATCCCGCTCGAGGCGGTGTCGTTCCATCTGTTTTACGCGGGCAAGGAAGGCTCGGAGGGCTACGATGAGCAGACTTATGAAGTGACGGAGGAGACGCCGGTCATCCGCAATATTACGCTGCGCGATCTGAGCTGCGTGGGCGCGCAGACGGCGCTGCTGATCAACGGGCTGCCGGAGCTGCCGCTCGAAGGCTTGACGGTGGAAAACTTCACGGCGGAAACGGCCACTGGCGTCGTCGCACGCCATGCCGACCGGCTGACGCTGCGGGGCTTGCGGCTGCAGGTTACTTCAGAGCCGGAGATCCGGCTCCATGCCTGCACGAACACGGATATCCGCTAG